The genomic interval tgtgtgtgtgcgcgcgggCGTGTCCGCATACCTGCCTGCGTGCGCACGCGTTCTCGTGTGTGGGATGGTTTGTGGGGTGAGTTTTTACGCATTCTTACGTGCGTGCTTATTGTACCTGCATTATGTGCGTGCGTTTGTATGTGAGCTATAACAACCCTAAACAAAATGAGCTTATATAACCTATTTaactatagttcatttataatcagtgctataatgatttgataatttttattattcgGAGTTTAACAGAAGAAAACCATATTGAATTATGAATttaacagaaataaacaataatgttatattGTATTGATCAGTGGTTTGTTCAAAACTAAGCTCTTATTAACAATACTAATACTATGTATAACgtcatgttaaacattttaatacaatacgtattgaatgagaaacaggtataggggttagattagtTGATACTGCGGAAaaaaacgaagtcggtaagGTACACTTTTCTGGATATCAGgtgatttgtatttaaacattgaatacatgtatttaaaaatgtttatacttattgtaaTCTTaggtcatattttatttattcttttttctttaatctttaaaaaaacaataccttTAAAGCATatcttaacaaacaaaatgctttattttatacACAAGAAAGAtacacatttgaaaatataaatacatcgcAAAATAACGTCACTAGTACACACTTAATAGATTCCATATACTCATAATGATATTTCCTACTTTTAcgaatattatttaaatcaataatttacattaaacGATCGATATATTTGGAGGATTCATTCATTTTGCTTTTCCTTTGCTTAAATTAAAAAGTCAGAATTTTTTGCTTTCCCATTTTCCTTTTGTCGGAACTCTAGAGTAACATCGATTGATAGCAACGGGTTACTTAAAAGCCCCGCCCAGtttggacgctgattggtcagtctgATTTGAAGCGGCTAGTCCGACAGGCAGTCTGCGTCATGTCAATTCATTATTGTTGGAGATCATGGAGGAAAGCGccgggcaactgataagccccgccttATTTTGGCGTTGATTATGCAATCGATTATCGGTCAGCTGGTTTGACTGGCATCTGCTTCATGTACAGTAGAAACCAATTAAGTTTCTTCTATAACATcagaacatattgttttgtaatacatgtgtggcttattattaatattatgtattgattatatttaggatggttaaagcttttatttgtaaaacatagaTTGTTGCAGTTTTGTGAGTTTACCGATACTGAAACTGTTCTCATATTCCCGTTCACACATTtcagaattttaaaattaagcttAAAAGCTGCACTTCTCTATTAAATTATCGTCCCTTGGATTGCAGGAAAGACATGTCTGCTAGTAAGATTACGTAAAATACTTGTTGTTCTAAAACAGTTCACATATTTCCTTTGCTTGGAACTCATTTAACGTGGAATTATCCAAACATTACATATACTGAAATACTTGTATCCAGCCTGGgttaaaatactataaaacGCTTGGCATTGCTGGAACGAGCAAGATTTGCTAGAAGGCTGAAATCTAAAAGTGGGTATAAAGAAATGCCTTAGTTTACATGAAAAGAATGGTGTAAAggttttaaaagtatatattctAGTATTTTGGGTCATTTAAAGGCGAGTTTTGTTAACAAACTACtgtgaagattttttttcattttttatgtgttttttttccggcgttgaaaacatgatattctgaattttccgtgctgttagaaaagacaatattcatcATATAACGCTTTGATGCGTGTTGTtgtaaggggaaactaaattacagctgaaatggcaaaatgaaatgttttgaataagaagACGcgttttttatacaaaaaacgACGGCAAgcttcgcacgatttcgtcttagcaaAGCGATAAAAAAGAGTGAAATTctagcaagattacgttaaataattagtgttctgtaacattttacatcttatctttgctttaaagtcattaaactcgAAATCATTCGAACGTTACACATActtaaagccttgtatccagcccgtgtaaaaatatcgtagCTACCCGGGGCTGTCAGAAGCGTGAActcgaaaagtggagtaaagtgatgttttaagttcacacaaaaataatactgtaaatgttgaaaaagtattcatttaagtattttgcgtcatttaaagacattttgcaaacgaactattgtgaatatttttttcaaattattttcggctttgaaaacatgaatttctgaattttccgtgttgttaagtCACTAAACTTGTTATCATCCGAACGTTTCATATATTAGAAGCCATGTATCCAGCCCGagtaaaaataccataaaacttCCGGGGCTGCCtggggctgcccggggctgctCGGGGCTGCCAGaaagaaaactaaaatagaaaagtggagaaaagtgatgtttttagttcacactcAAAGAatggtgtaaatgttaaaaagtattcattttagtattttgcgtTATTAAAGAGTATTTGGCTAACGaattattgtgaatgatttttttttcggctttgaaaacatgaatttgtgtattttccgtgttgttaagtCATTAAACGTGTTATCATTCGAATGTTTTATATACTAGAAGCCATGTATCCAGCCCGagtaaaaataccataaaacgccCGGGGCTGCCCGGCTGCCAGTCTGCCgtgctgctgacttcacgctgttGGGAttctgacttcacgctgctaggctgtcagtctgctggactgctgacttcacgctgctaggctgccagtctgctggactgctgacttcacgctgcagGGCTGCTGGGCTTCCAGTCTGCCAACTTCACGAACATCATTTTTCTTTGTAATAAAGATTAGATTTAGTTAGAAAGAATGAAATGCTTGTTATCTGCTGATGTGAAACAAATCAAGAATAAACGATCTTTGTGGTTAAAGTTATGATAAACGTCTGATAGTATAcctaatgatttaaaaaaaactggcaCATTTTCCGCTCGGAATTACTTTATTAACCAACTTTCATAATTACAGATGTATAAGGCGCAAAACAGCTGCAGACAAGCTCttattgacaaaattaaaaaaaagactAGCACATTTACATTTCTAACCTAAGGCATGTATAAGGCGCAAAATTGTTGCTGGCAAActgtttttgacaaaattaaaaatataactgtTTAGTTCATACTTATTTAGGGAAGGGTTTAGGAGAGGTTTCAACCTCCCAACAAGAAATTGTATAACTTGTTTTCACGTGCATATAGTCTGAATTAAATAGGGGAAGCGTTGGCAAAAACAGCAGTGTTTCtttttggcaatatttagaacttTAGAAAAAACAGGCACACTTTTTCCGCCAAAATTTACTTTACCAACCTATTTCAAAAGTAACAGATTGGAAGGCATGTATAAGGTGCAAAACAGTTGCAGTCAAACTGTTTTCGacaaaattagaagaaaaaaaatacttgtttaacAGGGGAGGGTTCGAGAGAACAGCGATGTTCAAACATGTTTCAACAAGTATCTGAGTAAAATGGGGGAGAGTTCGGCATAAGAAGTAGTGTTTCTTTTAAAGAATTATTTACAACTTAAACAACTTTAGGTTTTCCCTCCCGACAAGCAATGTTATACCTTGTTGTCACATGCATATAATCTAGGATGAGAAAAAAGTTACTAAGTCTTGTAGTTCCGTGATTTTTCTTGATTCAATTTACTGTTTCCTATTCCCGTTGCgaaaaagttttcatttttctccaaaaaaaaccttttttttccaaatttcttGAACACATTCAATGTGAAAGCAATTAATTTAACGAAACATAAACAAGATCTTTACAAGGCCATCTCTAATACCGTAtgtatgcaaaacaaaattcaagacatatgtattatatgctttcctgtgatttataaacatttatcatttaaataaaaacaatatttcagtatttcaaacattttgtgtgtttttcactgttttgaaattttagcccgctcgcaattcaaaatcgaatgtcagCGCTCACAGGGCTGGGACTCaaattgaataacttaattTCCGAAATGATGTTACGTTTGCTTACAATTTTGCGTCCTTTTTTGAAATACTACAATTAAATgccattttacaaacatatgttgtcTGTTACATTTCTTTCggaacaaatactcaattgcagatgCTGCTTATTTTCAATCGTaatgaataattgtttaaaatgtaagatgtaaatacaaatattgatcgCTTTTTCCTTGCGTTTATGCTTTATGTACGCAGTAGGGTTGGTGAGCAAGCAAATGACTAAGGAGTAGAGAGGAAAGGTGAAAAGGTTTCTGACTCAGTAATACACAGCCAAAACTGACtgcaatataaatattcttctgtgacatttttaataattcctTCTAGAACCTGGAACTTGTTAACGTCCTCCCGGTATATCAAATAATTACGATCATCGGTGCATAGGTGCCTAAAGAGTCTAGCAAGCCTTTACATAGTTCGTTTCTATTGAAACGGGCTGCGAGAAGAAGAAAGCACCTTTAATCCTCGTGCATGATCAAGGCCTTCATAACTTTAGTTAGTGTACGAGTAGGGCCCTCATAATGCATTACAAAGCTATAGACTTGTTGAAACAATAGATCAGGTTGAAAATGGGTCTACTTCAGGGGTGAGTTGGCCGTTAATAGCGAAACGAGTGAGCTACAAAAAGAAGCAAAATTTGTAGTTCTCGGTGAAGCGAACGCTAGGGGCGCCAGTTTTTTTCTAATGATGGAAACATTATGAAATCCGCGCAACTATGAACACACCGTATCAGTATTCATACTGTCAAATTTTGTCTCTGTGGTAGTTTGTACACATAAGTTGATACAAATATATCGGGTGTACGGTACGCAAGGGGGTGAACGGCCTCAAGTTATCCATTTCTATTCTTTTCTATATAATAGGTGGATACGATCGTGTTAAACGATCCATAGTACGTATATTTTCCCAAAAGCAGTAGAAGTCACCTTCCAGTTTGACAATTTTACCTGTGCCAAACAGATACGACGAGTGTGGCACTCGAACCACTGACTGTCAGATTCTGAACTATATTACAGAGCTATATTGTCGACTTGTTCATATTATTGCAAACTACAATCGTTTAGCTattcattgtcatttatttactCGGCTTAAATAGAATAATGATTTTACAATGACATTAAAACGGCACTCTACTGTCAGTccacaacttttaaaatatgttgtgaagacaatatgtaatgttttgtttgctACAGTATGTTGTAAAGTAAATGGGAACGTTAAACGTTATGCATTATGCATGACTAGATCGACGTCGAAGTTCAATCATAAAGTAACCAGGATTTGCCTCTTTTGTACTACCTTGATATTTCGCGCAACGGAACAAATCTCTCCCCGTgctcataaaaaaataactcagtTTCCATACCCAAATGATCATATGCGAAATAGATGTCTTCCTGGTGTACAGCAGATGTTCATCGTGCAAATCAATGCGAGCTTTTGTGCTTTCAATCAAAGTTAAAAGACTCAAATGGCTCAAGCTCCACACTACCAACAGCTTTACGTTTTTGCGCCTTTGGGGCTACTTTTGTCAGTTTTCGTACCTTAATGACGGCCATGTTTGGAAGGTCAGGGTCACCCTCATTTTCTTTGAACGATTAAGCAACTTGGAAATGCGTTTGTTATTCACCAAACCGTTCCACAAATGAATTTGTTCCGTACTTACATCTAAAACTAAACTTTTGGGGAAAACAAATACTCTGTTTAACCATCACTGACCGccattagtttaaacatattttattcatcagcgtatatacacataacataaagacaaacagaaaacacatgtacaatctagaacaggattagaacgaaagataaatatatcttaaacaatTATTCTCCAACACTGACATACTATTCTAAACTTGTACTAAGCACCCATACCTgaatgacgtagtgcacaaaaagtagCTTAAgcatataacatttaataatgttaaaactaatGACTTAAGTACCTATCGtgaacattatataacataacatggaTCAATGGCAGTCACTGTATGAAGTTCTGCATTCagatttaaaggtttttctCACATTTATGCAAACACGACATACTGGAAGCAGCACCGGCTGAAGTTAATccgaaaaaaaacatcaaatttctGCTGACATGTGGCGTCAAAAAACACGTGATATAGACTACGTGCATATATATTACAGAACGTTATCAAATTCGAaactctgttgttgtttttaattcacaAAAGAACTCTTCTTTCACTATTATTACTGCTAGTTGCTACTAACTGTAACCCGAAGGCAGTATCCGCAACAACAAAAGGTGGCGGAAACGGACCACGAACTCTCTCTCTTAACTAGCCGACCGTCGTTCGTGGAATCTGAAGTTAAGACAaagtaaataattgttatcGATCAGAATAATATTCAACAATCGGTTAAACATTATGAACAAAGATCGTTTTGGAAGAGGACTCACGTATAAAACTACCTTTGGCATGTTTAAACagcaacaccaacaacaaaacaacaacaacaacaacaacaacgtatCAATACACTTAAACAAGCATATATAAACGGAGCCCTAAAACGGGCCCTAGGTCACACATATTGATCAATGATTCGTTTGAAAAAGATGAATGAAAGCGCACGATGTTCTCGCGTAATTCAGAGTTTATGAATGGAAAGACTTGCATGAGGCCAAATGggttgaaatatatttggatTAGCGCCAATCCATATAACAGCTTTATTGAGGATTTTTATAACGTACGGATAATTCATTTGAGTCGAAAATTAATCACTTCTGTTCATTGGTGACTGCcaaagtatttaaatatgaGACAAACAAAGATGCTGAGCTTTGCGAGTAATTTTATTGTTGAGTTTGGGCACTGACAACATTTCGGCACGTGTGTATAGTATTGTATCTTAATGAATGTTATTcttaaatcttctttttttcacaGAAGAGCAGATAAAGTCAGATAATTAATCATCGTCCGGTTTCTATTTGGAGTTCTGTATTGAATGCACgtttagaatatttaaattttcttttgtgCAAACATTCTTACAAGTTCCTACCAGAATAATCAGACAGggtattcattttaaatcctAGCTACTGGACTTGCCCATGTGGTATTCTATGTAGTATCATTATAATTAAGATCGATATGATTATAACAAGGTCGTTATCATTTCTTggtttacaaaaacaacactgaTCCTTTTTGGATCATCTGatggcatcatcatcatcataaccacactgtatatgtttttgacAATCTGTAGACTCCTAAAACtattaaaccaaaaataaaaaataaattgcatcTTTATTAACACTTGTTTATGAGGTCCGGTAAGATTTGGGATATGAGAATAACGACATTGGCTATTCCGAGACacccttttttttaaataacatgtttgaaaacTACGAACCATtccttatttataaaataattgtcgTATTGCACCAAAAAGTACGTCATTTAgtcaatgcattttaaaaaggaaTAAATGACGGATTTCTATATTAAAGGTATAATATTATACGGCTTTATACCTGATAAAACTTAATTCTATATGCTGTTAACTCTGCGATTGCTTCAGTATATATTAGATGCCGTATGAACTGACACATCATGAAATGGTTACAGGGAGTCTTGATCACATTTTAACAATTGCCTAGCAGGCCCAAATTTCTAGAACAATCTTAAACATATTAAAGCAGGATCATGCTAAGCTCACTAGACTTTTTTTGGAATTGTGTACTAATTATCTATTTTCACTAAGTTTTGATACTTTTGAAGAActcattttaaagataatcaaGATAAACTATGTTTTGGTGTATTATTAAATCAAGTTTTATCAAGTACTTTGACTTTTTTCGCATTGTTGTGACTAATGAAACTAGTGTACCGGTAACACAATGATTACAGCACttgatttttgttaaatatgtgcGCCCTGTTTTACTGTTAACGGCACCTACTTGTTTGTTGTCGGAGCATGTAAAGATCTCTTTCGGCGCACATGGTGGCCGCCTGCGGTCCCAGCACCGCCCTATTAACGATTATGTCCGTCACTGAGTAGCGCTGCTTGGAGGTGTGGGTTACCTCAACAGATAACTGTTAATATAGAgatcaaatatattattaatacttatattgatataaaatctGCAACGATGTACTAGTACAATATGCTCCTATGAAGGCTTGTAAAGCACTGCAACTCCATTAAAAAATAAGGGTTATCTCAAAATTCTGCCCTGAATACCACTGAGATTATGCTGTACTGAGCTGCATTCCGAGTAGACAGCAATATGTTTTGGAGCATCAAATAAACGTCGtcctttattattataaacaccATTTTGAAGTAAGTATAGGCTAGCGTTTTTTATAGCTGTGTGTCTGTCGGTAACCTCCTGGTTTTCCGTTAAGGTTTCcgatatataaatattggaaTTTTGGATACCTTGTgaccattatttgcaaaaaaggTTATACCTaattcaatataacaaacatgcattttttggtcatgaaagattgcaaaatatttaatttcaagtttgattttatatgaACGAAAGTACATGATGTCAGTATATTATTGGAAGAATAACGAAGTTGGTGGGCTCCGTTATGTCAGGACTAACCTGTTGTTGGCCGTTGCTTCTGTAGTTATCTCTGTCACTCATGTTAAATGTGGTCAGGTAGCAACCTGGGAGATGATTCATCTTGTATACTGCGAATCCCTTAGGTGAAAgataaatgattataatttttGAGGTTTGGTAACTGAGTCTTATGGAAGCATCTATGTAAACCAATTTGGCGGCATTCTCTATCTTGGCCAGTGTATTGTTACATGTTCCCGGATAAAGCGATGAAGTATTTTGTGGATGTCCTGGTTCCCTTAGCCCTAAATAACCTTTAATACTTAAGCATAACCTCTGTAAACCCATTTAAATACTCTAGAATATCTCTTAAAGTTCTGTTATTCCCAGAACACGTCCATTGTGCGTCAAGGCACACATCCAAGAGAGCGCATGTGCATCTCTCGAAATGTAATCTTAAATCCGGTTCGGGTCACATACTACTAGTGACAAAAGCACCGATACTAAACGAGCAGAGAGGAATAAAAGACTAATATGTACCCTTACAGTAAGAAGGATTGTAAATGTATACTGCGGCATGAATTAATTTCAGTTAAAGGAAAAGGCacataaaa from Mya arenaria isolate MELC-2E11 chromosome 7, ASM2691426v1 carries:
- the LOC128241199 gene encoding uncharacterized protein LOC128241199; translated protein: MKPQIGTLKDSEGQVCNWVKETKTGSRALLVVGACVFLALMTAAILGSVYMGYSLHPRGSTGKQQTYTADFYQDGVHVAKETLVITEREEMYAATNGTVVKDYETGFAVYKMNHLPGCYLTTFNMSDRDNYRSNGQQQLSVEVTHTSKQRYSVTDIIVNRAVLGPQAATMCAERDLYMLRQQTNSTNDGRLVKRESSWSVSATFCCCGYCLRVTVSSN